One window from the genome of Candidatus Paceibacterota bacterium encodes:
- the recA gene encoding recombinase RecA has product MAKEEKKKLAEEKKSTEEKDKKDKIINDTLDEIKGRFGEGSIMKLGEARTMDIDFIPTGSISLDIALGGGIPKGRIIEVYGPEASGKTTLTLHVIAELQKKKGIAAFVDAEHALDPEYAKRIGVKINDLIISQPDSGEQALEIVEALVRSGAVDLIVIDSVAALTPKAEIEGEMGDSHMGLQARLMSQALRKLTSIVHKSNATVIFINQIRMKIGVVFGNPETTTGGNALKFYSSVRIEVRRSAQIKQGDNVIGSRVKAKVVKNKIAPPFKIAEFDLMHNEGIAYFGDVLNTAVKYNIVSKGGAWYNYGSEKLGQGYEASRKYLKENPKLTSELVAGIYKAVKEEVKNAAL; this is encoded by the coding sequence ATGGCAAAAGAAGAAAAAAAGAAGCTGGCGGAAGAAAAGAAGTCGACAGAAGAAAAAGACAAGAAAGACAAGATCATCAATGACACGCTTGATGAAATAAAGGGCAGGTTCGGAGAAGGGTCCATCATGAAGCTTGGAGAAGCAAGGACCATGGATATCGATTTTATTCCGACAGGATCGATCTCGCTGGATATAGCTCTCGGCGGAGGGATCCCGAAAGGAAGGATAATCGAGGTGTATGGTCCGGAAGCCAGCGGAAAGACAACGCTGACACTGCATGTCATCGCGGAGCTCCAGAAAAAGAAAGGCATAGCGGCGTTTGTGGATGCGGAGCATGCTCTTGATCCGGAATATGCCAAAAGGATAGGCGTCAAGATAAACGATCTTATCATCTCGCAGCCGGACAGCGGAGAGCAGGCTCTCGAGATCGTTGAAGCTCTGGTCAGGTCCGGCGCAGTGGATCTGATCGTGATCGACTCGGTGGCGGCGCTGACTCCGAAAGCGGAGATCGAAGGTGAGATGGGCGACTCTCATATGGGTCTTCAGGCCCGCCTCATGAGCCAGGCGCTCAGGAAACTCACCAGCATCGTCCACAAATCGAATGCCACCGTTATTTTCATAAACCAGATCAGGATGAAGATCGGAGTCGTATTCGGAAATCCCGAAACGACGACCGGAGGGAACGCGCTCAAATTCTATTCTTCGGTGAGGATAGAAGTGAGAAGGTCCGCCCAAATAAAGCAGGGCGACAATGTGATCGGAAGCAGGGTCAAGGCCAAAGTGGTCAAGAACAAGATCGCTCCTCCATTCAAGATCGCCGAATTCGATCTGATGCACAACGAGGGGATAGCATATTTCGGAGACGTTCTGAACACAGCGGTAAAATACAATATAGTTTCCAAGGGCGGCGCCTGGTATAACTACGGATCCGAAAAACTCGGACAGGGATATGAAGCAAGCAGGAAATACCTCAAAGAAAATCCAAAGCTGACGAGTGAGCTGGTCGCCGGAATATACAAAGCCGTAAAAGAAGAAGTGAAGAATGCGGCATTGTAA
- the rpsR gene encoding 30S ribosomal protein S18, which translates to MRMNNNQREINVPKKHCLFCIERERNVDYKDPQTLRRFINQRAKIMQPKKTGACTKHQRLVANAIKRARFIGLLPYISK; encoded by the coding sequence ATGAGAATGAACAACAACCAGAGAGAGATAAATGTACCGAAAAAGCATTGCCTTTTCTGCATCGAAAGAGAAAGGAATGTGGACTACAAGGATCCTCAGACGCTCCGAAGATTCATCAATCAGAGAGCTAAGATCATGCAACCCAAGAAGACCGGAGCTTGCACAAAGCACCAGAGATTGGTTGCAAACGCGATTAAAAGAGCGAGATTCATAGGTCTGCTTCCTTATATTTCAAAGTAA
- a CDS encoding single-stranded DNA-binding protein encodes MNFNKAIIIGRVTKDPEVRTTPSGQNVASIGVATNRVWNSNSGGKQEKTEFHNIVAWGKLADICGQYLTKGQLVMFEGRLETRTWDGQDGVKRSRTEIIAENMQMGPRAGQKGGYSAPQGDDAKSPAKTSEKAKPEDAPKPSQNESEEEIKIEDIPF; translated from the coding sequence ATGAACTTTAATAAAGCTATAATCATTGGAAGAGTGACCAAAGATCCGGAAGTGAGAACGACTCCCAGCGGCCAGAATGTCGCCTCGATCGGAGTCGCGACCAACAGGGTCTGGAATTCGAACAGCGGAGGAAAACAGGAAAAGACTGAATTCCACAACATTGTAGCCTGGGGAAAATTAGCCGACATTTGCGGCCAATATCTCACCAAGGGACAGCTTGTCATGTTCGAAGGACGCCTCGAAACCAGGACATGGGACGGACAGGATGGTGTGAAAAGATCAAGGACGGAAATAATCGCCGAAAATATGCAGATGGGCCCTAGAGCGGGACAAAAAGGCGGATATTCCGCTCCGCAGGGCGATGACGCAAAGAGCCCGGCCAAGACAAGCGAAAAAGCGAAGCCCGAAGATGCTCCCAAGCCAAGCCAGAACGAGAGCGAAGAAGAGATAAAGATCGAAGACATCCCGTTCTAA
- a CDS encoding helix-turn-helix domain-containing protein encodes MLGKFKTKKVVESVTVGECFKSKREEMGITVHDLGAKLKIKPEYIESIENDDYGNLPPEVYVKGFIRAYAEFVGFDASKMVNMFKREVTVNDKIEKAPKETPKKAKYDSNYPIVTPRVVTVFFSAIIVVVVGYYLWHQISSFSSKPYLLVKSPSENAIVENPEISVEGETEKEVSIEINGQSVYVSADGKFKEIISLQPGRNQITVEAKNRFEKSTKEDIDVVYQKKIDAVPQDYLKNNIEG; translated from the coding sequence ATGCTAGGAAAATTCAAGACAAAAAAAGTCGTAGAAAGCGTAACTGTAGGGGAGTGTTTCAAGTCCAAAAGAGAAGAGATGGGGATCACAGTGCATGATCTTGGAGCAAAGTTGAAGATCAAACCCGAATATATCGAAAGCATAGAGAACGACGATTATGGCAATCTTCCGCCGGAAGTCTATGTGAAGGGATTTATCAGGGCTTATGCTGAATTTGTGGGTTTTGATGCTTCGAAGATGGTAAATATGTTCAAGAGAGAAGTGACTGTGAACGATAAGATCGAAAAAGCGCCGAAAGAAACCCCGAAAAAAGCAAAATACGACTCGAACTATCCTATTGTCACTCCGAGGGTGGTCACTGTTTTTTTCAGCGCGATCATCGTCGTTGTGGTCGGATACTATTTGTGGCATCAGATCAGTTCGTTCAGTTCAAAGCCGTACCTTCTTGTGAAAAGCCCTTCGGAGAATGCTATCGTCGAAAATCCCGAGATTTCAGTTGAAGGAGAGACTGAGAAGGAGGTCTCCATCGAGATAAACGGCCAGAGTGTTTATGTCAGCGCGGACGGAAAGTTCAAGGAGATCATATCGCTTCAGCCGGGGAGGAATCAGATCACCGTCGAAGCAAAGAACAGGTTTGAAAAATCCACCAAAGAGGATATTGATGTTGTGTATCAGAAAAAGATCGATGCTGTTCCACAAGACTATTTGAAAAATAATATCGAAGGATAA
- a CDS encoding DNA translocase FtsK 4TM domain-containing protein — protein sequence MKVNIIKNTPYMSRRKRKNNSFLEPKLELPRISISDKIKRDILGIFIFSFSVIIILSFFDLSGSLGEGINRITKLLFGYGYVLFPFALIAWGWKIIRSEEDENERASEASIFGVAMMLVSIVSFFHVFYDPGEMFSVAKAGDGTGGGYIGAIFAWLFVSLAGSSGAIVVIAMFFLVSILIAFNASLSDILKKFLAKKPKEKVQVKEKEEVSEVEEVKDIKINVSGHEEKKSGILASIAERFRSKKKEEPIVEEIQEDSGFSVKPVEVPGEAEDVPQEAENSVKDEEGDSAGNDETIEEIEEKPRRPKKIGSWKLPSVNILDGVDSEPTSGDIKANSNIIKRTLANFGIAVDMADVNVGPTVTQYTLKPAVGIKLSRITGLQNDLALALAARSLRIEAPIPGKSLVGIEIPNQAVAMVRLKSILNSKEFHNRKSNLSIILGRDVSGTPIIANLAKMPHLMIAGATGSGKTVCVNTLITGLLFQNSPETIKFIMVDPKRVELTSYNEIPHLLTPVITDPDKAINALKWSIGEMDNRYELLSHIGCRNIESYNNAVITKYTQLDVLPYIVIVIDELADLMATHGREMEATVVRLAQMARAVGIHLVLSTQRPSVEVITGLIKANITTRIAFQVASQIDSRTILDMGGAEKLLGSGDMLYLSNESNKPRRIQGVFVSEEEVNKVSEYLKSQKEGEVEYNEEVTASKKSKLGFDSESEDSESEDDRFDEAVEVVRSAGKASASLLQRRMSVGYARAARLLDLMEDKGIIGPGEGAKPREVYADNTISQEDASTDGNGNLVEEENSQESY from the coding sequence ATGAAGGTAAACATCATAAAAAATACCCCATATATGTCAAGAAGAAAAAGGAAAAATAACAGTTTTCTGGAACCGAAGCTGGAACTTCCCAGGATCAGCATAAGCGATAAAATAAAAAGAGATATACTCGGAATTTTTATATTTTCATTTTCAGTGATAATAATTCTCAGTTTTTTCGATCTGTCCGGAAGTCTGGGAGAAGGGATCAATAGGATAACGAAATTGCTGTTCGGATATGGCTATGTACTGTTTCCTTTTGCGCTTATAGCTTGGGGCTGGAAAATAATACGGTCAGAGGAAGACGAGAATGAACGCGCGAGCGAAGCTTCGATCTTCGGAGTCGCGATGATGCTGGTTTCCATCGTTTCTTTCTTTCATGTGTTCTATGATCCGGGAGAAATGTTCAGTGTTGCGAAGGCGGGAGACGGAACGGGAGGAGGGTATATAGGCGCAATTTTCGCATGGCTTTTTGTCAGTCTTGCAGGGTCTTCCGGGGCTATAGTCGTGATCGCAATGTTCTTTCTGGTCTCGATCCTCATAGCGTTCAATGCTTCGCTTTCCGATATATTGAAAAAATTTCTGGCGAAAAAACCGAAAGAAAAAGTTCAGGTGAAGGAGAAAGAAGAAGTATCCGAGGTGGAGGAAGTGAAAGACATAAAGATCAACGTATCCGGACATGAAGAGAAAAAATCCGGTATTCTGGCTTCGATCGCTGAAAGATTCAGATCGAAAAAGAAAGAAGAGCCGATAGTGGAAGAGATTCAGGAAGATTCAGGATTCTCCGTGAAGCCTGTTGAAGTTCCCGGTGAAGCGGAAGATGTTCCTCAGGAAGCGGAAAATTCAGTTAAAGACGAGGAAGGAGATTCGGCTGGCAATGACGAAACGATAGAAGAGATCGAGGAGAAACCAAGAAGACCGAAAAAGATCGGAAGCTGGAAACTTCCATCCGTGAATATTCTTGATGGAGTGGACAGCGAGCCTACGAGCGGGGACATAAAGGCGAATTCGAATATCATAAAAAGGACTCTGGCGAATTTCGGTATCGCGGTGGACATGGCGGATGTGAACGTCGGTCCGACCGTCACTCAATACACACTGAAGCCTGCGGTGGGAATAAAACTCAGCAGGATAACCGGTTTGCAAAATGACCTTGCGCTGGCTCTTGCGGCAAGATCGCTCCGAATCGAGGCTCCGATCCCCGGAAAATCCCTGGTCGGCATCGAGATCCCGAATCAGGCTGTGGCAATGGTGAGGCTAAAAAGTATTCTGAATTCGAAAGAGTTCCATAACAGAAAATCAAATCTGAGCATTATTCTCGGTCGCGATGTTTCAGGAACTCCTATCATCGCAAATTTGGCCAAGATGCCGCATCTTATGATCGCCGGAGCGACGGGGAGCGGAAAGACGGTCTGCGTCAACACTCTGATCACCGGACTGTTGTTCCAGAATTCTCCCGAGACCATCAAGTTTATCATGGTCGATCCCAAGAGGGTCGAACTCACTTCATATAATGAGATCCCGCATCTTCTGACTCCGGTCATAACGGATCCGGATAAGGCCATAAATGCCCTCAAGTGGTCGATCGGAGAAATGGACAACAGATATGAACTTCTCAGCCACATCGGATGCAGGAACATCGAATCCTATAATAATGCGGTTATTACGAAATATACTCAGCTGGATGTCCTTCCATATATCGTGATCGTCATTGACGAGCTCGCCGATCTTATGGCGACGCACGGACGGGAAATGGAAGCCACGGTCGTCCGTCTTGCCCAGATGGCGAGAGCTGTCGGCATACACCTTGTTCTTTCGACGCAGAGGCCTTCTGTTGAGGTCATAACCGGACTTATCAAGGCGAACATAACGACCAGGATCGCGTTCCAGGTCGCAAGCCAGATCGATTCAAGGACTATTCTCGACATGGGCGGCGCCGAGAAGCTCCTCGGAAGCGGAGACATGCTGTATCTGTCCAATGAATCGAATAAGCCCAGAAGGATCCAGGGAGTTTTCGTTTCTGAAGAAGAGGTCAATAAGGTTTCGGAATACCTGAAGAGCCAGAAAGAAGGAGAGGTCGAATATAACGAAGAGGTGACCGCGAGCAAGAAAAGCAAGCTGGGATTCGATTCGGAAAGCGAAGATTCGGAAAGCGAAGACGACCGTTTTGACGAAGCGGTTGAAGTCGTAAGGAGCGCGGGAAAGGCTTCGGCATCGCTTCTTCAGCGGAGGATGAGCGTGGGTTATGCAAGAGCCGCGCGGCTGCTCGATCTCATGGAAGACAAAGGCATAATCGGGCCGGGAGAGGGAGCAAAACCCAGAGAGGTCTATGCCGATAATACAATTTCGCAAGAGGATGCTTCAACGGATGGGAATGGAAATTTAGTTGAAGAAGAGAATTCACAAGAATCATATTAA